From Brachionichthys hirsutus isolate HB-005 chromosome 7, CSIRO-AGI_Bhir_v1, whole genome shotgun sequence, the proteins below share one genomic window:
- the LOC137895716 gene encoding zinc finger protein 85-like: protein MRIHTGEKPYSCETCGKHFRQSGGLTRHMRTHIGEKPYRCQTCGKNFSRSDELIVHMRIHTGEKPYRCETCGKHFRRSHDLAVHMRIHTGEKPYMCETCGKHFRQSGNLTRHMRTHTDEKPYSCETCGKHFSRSCHLTVHMRTHTGEKPYGCETCGKHFRHGGNLTAHMRIHTGEKPYRCETCGKHFRHGGNLTEHMRTHTGEKPYGCETCGKHFRLNHDLTVHMRIHTDGKPYRCEKCGKHFRHSKILTRHMRTHTGEKPYRCETCGKHFIQSDDLTFHMRIHTDEKLYRCETCGKHFRHSGELTCHMRTHVGAKIKKPQNHFISFLLRNSSVPLISTHTQ from the exons atgagaattcacaccggtgagaagccttacagctgtgaaacatgtgggaaacattttagacagagtggtggcttgacacgccacatgagaacccacataggtgagaagccttacag GTGTCAAACGTGTGGAAAAAACTTTAGCCGAAGTGATGAATTGATagtccacatgagaattcacacaggtgagaagccttacag gtgtgaaacatgtgggaaacattttagacgaAGTCATGatttggcagtccacatgagaatccacacag gtgagaagccttacatgtgtgaaacatgtgggaaacattttagacagagtggtaacttgacacgccacatgagaacccacacagatgagaagccttacagctgtgaaacgtgtgggaaacattttagtcGGAGTTGTCATttaacagtccacatgagaacccacacaggtgagaagccttacgggtgtgaaacatgtgggaaacattttagacatggTGGTAACTTGACAgcccacatgagaatccacacaggtgagaagccttacaggtgtgaaacatgtgggaaacattttagacatggTGGTAACTTGAcagaacacatgagaacccacacaggtgagaagccttacgggtgtgaaacgtgtgggaaacattttagactgaatCATGATttaacagtccacatgagaatccacacagatgggaagccttacaggtgtgaaaagtgtgggaaacattttagacacaGCAAAATCTtaacacgccacatgagaacccacacaggtgagaagccttacaggtgtgaaacatgtgggaaacattttattcagaGTGATGATTTGACtttccacatgagaatccacacagatgagaagctttacaggtgtgaaacatgtgggaaacattttagacacaGTGGTGAATTGACATGCCACATGAGGACCCACGTAGGAGCCAAAatcaaaaaaccccaaaaccatttcatttctttcctcttgaGAAATAGTTCTGTTCCTTTGATATCAACACACACCCAATGA